From Anopheles funestus chromosome 3RL, idAnoFuneDA-416_04, whole genome shotgun sequence, a single genomic window includes:
- the LOC125768570 gene encoding uncharacterized protein LOC125768570: protein MEIRWVYNVPLVLLLILVTIPIIQASSSKEQQLHDKFANSPKALPSKRDPLAGVESDTHPDSGHFRLVDDELIAARAATESSPSSTHNTPKKRPLGKESKKYRKKYVSEDDYRKSMPHADQQSATAGSAPFISTGDTVERQTSGTSKSSEPHSRKKRLIWVTDDGRLALPPGTSLTIAPTIALPFVRYPPTGFLSNISISLPITIDFDKLGLTDNQNPLGVLPPLFARSMGQAAGSVLADYVSDYMRLQRRKRSVPSSSNDHFKITTNRLDDEDGDQSMPQLPAEHKHAFHGGERALLYVVVEDFIANFGLDGRACMLRAICEVHSKSIEKFGLIGEMLKLFFTASLSPYSEHLDEYVTAEKIGRGQDGPGECFPYYKDCPRSLFRSSNMYQQPEQRHRTSDLDRDLDDEEHFDNEVPSDPREETEYPVREPRVASSRSSNTKENTIVQLEQRDLAEMAM from the exons ATGGAGATACGATGGGTGTACAATGTGCCCCTGGTGTTGCTTCTAATTCTCGTCACCATTCCCATCATTCAGGCATCATCATCGAAAGAACAACAGCTTCACGATAAGTTTGCAAACAGTCCCAAAGCATTGCCCAGCAAACGGGACCCTTTGGCCGGGGTAGAAAGCGACACGCATCCCGATTCCGGTCACTTTCGATTGGTAGACGACGAGCTAATTGCTGCGCGTGCGGCTACAGAGTCGTCGCCTTCGTCCACGCACAACACACCCAAGAAGCGCCCACTGGgcaaggaaagcaaaaagtaCCGGAAAAAGTACGTGTCCGAAGATGATTATCGAAAATCGATGCCACACGCCGACCAACAGTCGGCGACCGCCGGCTCTGCCCCGTTCATCTCTACCGGTGATACCGTGGAAAGGCAAACGAGTGGAACGTCCAAATCCAGCGAACCGCACAGCAGAAAGAAGCGCCTGATCTGGGTTACGGACGATGGTCGGTTAGCGCTGCCTCCCGGTACGTCACTAACGATCGCGCCGACAATCGCACTACCGTTTGTGCGTTATCCACCGACCGGCTTTCTGTCCAACATCTCGATCAGTTTGCCCATAACGA TTGACTTCGATAAGCTGGGCCTGACGGATAACCAGAATCCGCTCGGTGTGTTGCCACCGCTGTTTGCTAGATCGATGGGTCAGGCAGCCGGATCAGTGCTGGCAGACTATGTATCAGACTACATGAGATTGCAGCGACGGAAGCGTAGCGTCCCCAGTTCTTCGAATGATCACTTCAAGATCACCACCAACCGGTTAGATGATGAGGATGGCGATCAGTCAATGCCACAGCTTCCGGCAGAACATAAGCATGCATTCCATGGTGGAGAACG AGCGCTCCTGTACGTGGTGGTGGAAGATTTCATTGCAAACTTTGGACTGGATGGGAGAGCATGTATGCTTCGTGCCATATGTGAGGTCCATTCGAAATCAATCGAAAAGTTTGGCCTGATCGGAGAGATGCTGAAACTATTCTTCAC AGCATCATTGTCGCCATATTCCGAGCATTTAGACGAGTACGTCACGGCGGAAAAGATTGGACGAGGTCAGGATGGACCTGGAGAATGTTTTCCCTACTACAAGGACTGTCCGCGAAGTTTGTTCCGTTCGTCAAACATGTACCAGCAACCGGAGCAACGACACCGAACATCTGACTTGGATCGTGATCTAGACGATGAGGAACACTTCGATAACGAGGTCCCGAGCGATCCAAGGGAGGAAACGGAATATCCGGTACGTGAACCACGTGTCGCCAGTTCGCGAAGCAGCAACACCAAAGAAAACACGATCGTACAGCTGGAGCAGCGCGATCTGGCAGAGATGGCAATGTAG